Proteins from one Oncorhynchus masou masou isolate Uvic2021 chromosome 12, UVic_Omas_1.1, whole genome shotgun sequence genomic window:
- the LOC135549666 gene encoding engulfment and cell motility protein 1-like isoform X3: MQVVRDQIMRALTQKPNSLDQLKSRLQNLSYTEILKIRQSERMNQEDFQSRPILELREKIQPEIMELIKQQRLNRLCDGTCFRKISSRRRQDKFWYCRLSPNHKVLHYGDLEESPLGEVSHDRLQEKLPVADIKAVVTGKDCPHMKEKGALKQNKEVLELAFSVLYESDEYLNFIAPDKHEYCVWTDGLNALLGKEMTSDFTKSDMDTLLSMEMKLRLLDLENIQIPEAPPPIPKEPSNYDFVYDCN; the protein is encoded by the exons ATGCAGGTGGTGAGGGATCAGATCATGCGAGCGCTGACACAGAAGCCTAATTCCCTGGACCAGTTGAAGAGTCGCCTGCAGAACCTGAGTTACACTGAGATCCTGAAGATACGCCAGTCTGAGAGGATGAACCAAGAAGACTTCCAGTCCCGCCCCATCCT GGAGCTGCGGGAGAAGATCCAGCCAGAGATCATGGAGCTGATCAAACAACAGAGGCTCAACCGTCTGTGTGACGGAACCTGCTTCAGGAAGATCAGCAGCCGCCGGAGGCAAG atAAGTTCTGGTACTGTCGACTGTCTCCGAACCATAAAGTCCTGCACTATGGAGATCTGGAGGAGAGCCCTCTGGGAGAGGTGTCCCATGACCGTCTACAGGAAAAAT TGCCTGTGGCCGATATCAAAGCGGTGGTCACTGGTAAGGACTGTCCTCACATGAAGGAGAAGGGAGCTCTGAAGCAGAACAAG GAGGTTCTGGAGCTGGCCTTCTCCGTCCTCTACGAGTCAGACGAGTATTTAAACTTCATCGCACCGGACAAGCATGAG taCTGTGTGTGGACGGACGGTCTGAACGCCCTCCTGGGAAAGGAGATGACCAGTGACTTCACCAAGTCAGACATGGATACCCTACTCTCCATGGAGATGAAGCTCCGCCTCCTCGATCTGGAGAACATCCAGATTCCAGAGGCCCCTCCCCCAATTCCCAAGGAGCCTAGCAACTATGACTTTGTTTATGACTGCAACTAA